The Streptomyces sp. NBC_01551 genome window below encodes:
- a CDS encoding SCO6880 family protein codes for MSSTEPAVYSGWQTERSGFMGNLSGLGFALVAAASAIALIPIYTRSWSSAFIALPLSALLLALAYGRVLGLTADEWIVLAVRHQIAVATSKNFFFSGLFAPRRADDDTQPMDLPGTLARMRLLEAPDGLGGEIAVMHNPIEGTYTAVCQVSYPGLALIDTDKQNARVRGWAAFLRSQCKEDGAVVRIAVHQRSLPDDGGALRSWAERHTSPDAPAAAVQVLGELMAGAGPAATVRETYLSVTLSASRARLAIKGAGGGQIGAAAVLVREINAMHSALSSAGLHVVEWLAPRAMAQVIRTAYDPEAHLTLSARNTSAEDPQWQGAPRGVDPELAGPAATETGWGIYRHDGAWTVTYQVRGFPRSDVYATFLQPLLRPRSNARRSLSLVYEPIGPGKARAELAREKTKRQVARDIRKKTGRAESEDERREAMTANAQDVARASGHGVLRFTALVAVTVTDREELETACAELQADASAANLEIRRAWGAQDAAFAVSALPLGQGLPDRRVGI; via the coding sequence GTGTCCAGCACCGAACCGGCCGTCTACAGCGGCTGGCAGACGGAGCGTTCCGGCTTCATGGGCAACCTGTCCGGGCTCGGCTTCGCCTTGGTCGCGGCCGCGTCCGCCATCGCTCTCATCCCCATCTACACCCGCTCCTGGTCCAGCGCCTTCATCGCGCTGCCCCTGTCCGCGCTCCTCCTCGCCCTTGCTTATGGGCGGGTCCTGGGGCTCACGGCGGACGAGTGGATTGTTCTCGCAGTGAGGCATCAGATCGCAGTGGCAACCAGCAAGAACTTCTTCTTCTCCGGTCTGTTCGCTCCGCGGCGGGCCGATGACGACACACAGCCGATGGACCTCCCCGGCACGCTCGCCCGCATGCGTCTGCTGGAGGCACCGGACGGCTTGGGCGGCGAGATCGCCGTCATGCACAATCCGATCGAGGGCACCTACACGGCCGTGTGCCAGGTCTCGTACCCCGGCCTCGCCTTGATCGACACCGACAAGCAGAACGCCAGGGTGCGCGGCTGGGCCGCGTTCCTGCGCAGCCAGTGCAAGGAGGACGGCGCCGTCGTGCGGATCGCTGTGCACCAGCGGTCCCTTCCGGACGACGGTGGCGCTCTGCGCTCGTGGGCCGAGCGCCACACCTCACCGGACGCCCCTGCGGCGGCTGTCCAGGTGCTGGGTGAGCTGATGGCAGGCGCCGGTCCGGCGGCCACCGTCCGCGAGACCTACCTGTCGGTCACCTTGTCCGCGTCCCGCGCCCGACTCGCCATCAAGGGGGCCGGTGGCGGCCAGATCGGTGCGGCCGCCGTCCTGGTACGCGAGATCAACGCCATGCACAGCGCCCTGAGCAGCGCCGGCCTCCACGTCGTGGAGTGGCTGGCCCCCCGGGCAATGGCCCAGGTGATCCGTACCGCCTACGACCCGGAGGCCCACCTGACGCTGAGCGCGCGCAACACGTCGGCCGAGGATCCTCAGTGGCAGGGTGCGCCGCGGGGCGTCGATCCCGAACTGGCCGGGCCGGCGGCCACCGAAACCGGCTGGGGCATTTACCGCCACGATGGCGCCTGGACGGTGACGTACCAGGTCCGGGGCTTCCCCCGCTCCGACGTCTACGCCACCTTCCTCCAGCCCTTGTTGCGGCCCCGCTCGAACGCGAGGCGCTCGCTGAGCCTGGTCTACGAGCCCATCGGCCCCGGCAAGGCCCGCGCGGAACTGGCACGGGAGAAGACCAAGCGCCAAGTGGCGCGGGACATCCGCAAGAAAACAGGTCGAGCCGAGTCCGAGGACGAGAGGCGCGAGGCCATGACCGCGAACGCGCAGGACGTCGCCCGTGCCTCGGGCCACGGTGTCCTGCGGTTCACCGCGCTGGTGGCAGTCACCGTGACCGACCGGGAGGAATTGGAAACGGCATGCGCCGAGCTCCAGGCGGACGCGTCGGCCGCGAACCTGGAGATCCGCCGGGCCTGGGGTGCCCAGGATGCTGCGTTCGCCGTATCCGCCCTGCCGCTCGGGCAGGGCCTGCCGGACCGACGGGTGGGAATCTGA